Sequence from the Nitrosopumilus maritimus SCM1 genome:
CTGAAATTTCTATTCTGAAAAAACTCCAGAGTGAACTGTCTTCCTACTTGGATGAAGACTTTAGATTGGTAGAATTAGGCAGTGGTTCCTCAACAAAAACTCGGTTAATCCTGGACTTTTTGACATCTCAAAAAACTCTCGAGTACTTTCCAATAGATATCTCTGAAATTCTTACAGAAAGTTCTGAAGAATTACTAAATGATTATCAAAATCTTACAATTACTGGCATTATCGATACTTATGAGGGTGGTTTAGAATTTTTAAAAACATATGATGATAAAAGCAATCTCATCATTTTCCTGGGTTCCAGTTTTGGTAATTTCTCTCCAATTGACGGGTACAAATTTTTAGAAAAAGTTTATGCTACTATGAAACCTGGTGATTTGTTTTTGATTGGACTTGATCTTGTAAAAGACAAAACCATTCTTGAATCTGCTTATAATGACTCTGAAGGCGTAACTGCAAAGTTCAATCTTAATGTTTTATCTAGAATTAATGACGAGCTTGATGCTGATTTTAATTTACAAAACTTTTCACATCATGCTATTTACAATGAAAAAGATCAGAGAATTGAAATGTATTTGAAATCTCTGGTTGATCAATCAATAATCATATCAAAATCTGATTTGGAATTAAAATTACAAAAAGATGAATTGATTCACACTGAATACTCTCACAAATATAGATTATCTCAAATTCATGATCTTCTTGATGATGTTGGATTTGAGTTAAAACACACCTGGCTTGACGATAAAAAATATTTTTCATTAACTTTGGTCTCAAAAACTTGATAGATTTTCCATAGTTTGTGCCTAAATACTAAGTCAGGATTCAGTAAGGAGTTCCTTTCTCTCTCTGATTTTTTAATGCATTAAGATACCATTCAAATTCGTCTAAAAAACGTTCAATTCTTTTTTCATATTCTTGATGCAAGAGATTTCCTGATTCATCAAATGCTTCATGTACTTTAGAAATTTGAAGTGAAGATGGAATTGATGGGGAACCTAATTCTGCAAAAATATGCCGTAAATGCTGTGCTGCATTAATTCCTCCAAAGGAACCTACTGAATAGGAAACTATGGCAGAAGGTTTGAAAAAATATTCTTCAAGACAATAATCAAGGGTATTTTTCAAGGCAGCTGATATTGTATGGTTGTATTCAGGCGTAATTGGAACATATCCATCAGCAGAAATTATCATATCATGTAATTTTTGGAATTTAGATTCAGGATTTTCCATTTCTTTATACATTCTATCTAAAATTGGTAAATCCAACTCCATTGGATCCACTACTGAGACTTTGTGTCTTCTATCTTGAATTTTCTTCGTGATGTATCGTCCTACTCTTTCTCCATTTCTATCCTTTCTTAGAGAACCTAAAATTACTGCTATGTTCATACCAACAAACTTTCAAATTATGTCATAAAGTTTTCTCCAAAACTAATCCCAATCTTTGTTTGATTCTACACTAAAATATTTGTAAAATTATTTCATTTTTTGCATTAGTTCTTCAAACACAACTAATGGTTGTTTACCTTCGATTTTTTGATATTCTCCACGCTCATTTACAACAATAAATGTTGGAGTTTGGTTTACTTCATGTACCTCTCCTAACTTTAGACTTTGATCAATTTTTTGATTAAATTCTGAAGAAGACATACATTCATCATATTTTTCCATATCTAAATTAATCTGACTTGCAAAATCTCTTATTTTATCTGCACTTGCCCATCCATCATTGGTGTCTCCTTGGTTTAGATATAATATTTCATGAAATTCCCAATACATCCCTTGTTGTTCTGCACAATAACTTGCATGTGCTGTAGGATAGGAATCATCTCCTAAAAATGGATAATCCACAAACACCAATTCCACTTGACCTGATTCTATATACTTCTCTTTCAAAGGCATTGCAGTTTCTTTATACCACTCACTACAAAATGGACACTGGAAATCTCCAAATTCTATAATTGTAATTGGTGCATTTGAATTGCCCAAAGAGTGGCTGTATTGTTTGATGTTTTCTACATCTACCCTAGCTGCTTCTGCCACCTTGGTGTTCATATCCATTCCAGTTACTGCATAAATACTCATGGCAATACCAACAACAATCACTGCAGCTGCAATTACAATTTTAGTTGGCATATTAGTCAATAATGTTCGTAAATCGCAATTGATAATTAATGTTTAGACATCATTTAATCAAATATGAACACAAGGCATCTTATTCCTATTCTCGTTTCAATACAAATTATTTTGATTATTGCTAGTTTTTTATCATTATCTCACTTCGTCAACGAACATACCATTTTTGAAAATTCTGTACTTCTTGTATCTGAACTCAAACAACATTCAGATGTACTGATCTTTGAAGTGCACAAATATGTTAATGGAGTTCCATACGCAGATCCTGAAAACTCGATAATTCACATGGAAGAGGAATTTAACATATTAAAAAATGGGGGAGTGTCTCACAATTTGACCTTAAACCCCCTTCCAACTAAATTTTTAAACGCACATAATATTGCTCAAACCAAATTAATTGTTTATACTAATTATGTGGGAGAAATTCTAAAAGAAGAAAATCCAAAATTCGGTTTTAATGATTTAATATTTACAAATCTCGATACTGCAAAATTTGACACTAATGGTGCTTTAGATTATTTATTATCTCTGATGCTAGAAGAAAATAAAATTTACAGTAAAAATCTTTTAATTTTACAAATTGGTCTTGCAATCCTAAATGTTGGAGTGCATGTAATGGTGTTATTGATTATTCTTGATCTTTTAAGAAAACAATCTGAAAAAGAAAGGCGATTAGAAAAATTGGCTTCAATTGGAGAACTTGCATCCCGAGTTTCACATGACATACGTAATCCATTGACTACAATTAAAGGAGTGGTAGATTTACTAACTTCACAAAAATCTACTGTAACTGATGAGAAAGACATTCAACGTTTAGAATTAATAAAAAAATCTGTTACTCAAATAAATCATCAGGTAGAAGATGTACTTGATTATGTTAGAACAAACAAAATTTCATTAGAAAAAACATCTTTGCTAGAAATAATTAATCTAGCTGCAAAACGTGTTTCTATCCCTGATTCTGTTGAGGTTTCATATCCTGAAAAAGACTATACAATAAGATGTGACAAACTCAAAATGGAGATTGTATTTGTGAATTTGTTGTTAAATGCAGTTGATGCAGTACGTAGAGAAGGAAAGATTGCAATTAGAATGAAAAGTGTTGATAACTTTATTGAGATTCAGGTGGAAGACTCTGGACCTGGAATTGATTCGGAGTCTATCTCAGAAATATTTGAACCTCTTTTTACTCTAAAACAAAAAGGTACGGGTCTTGGGTTGGCTAGCTGCAAAAATATCATAGAACAACATGAAGGCACAATCAATGTATCTAACAATCCAACAACATTTACAATTATGATTCCTTCAAATCTCTAATTACAAACTAAATATCTTCAGCACATCTAAAACCTGAAAACAACCATCTTTCATCTAATCTAAAGAAATTCCTATAACTTCCACGTATTGACATTTTTGGTGTGCCAAACGAACCTCCTCTCAAAACTTTTTGATTTGTAAACCATTTGTCATTATATTCATCAAATCCTGTTTTGAAACCTGGATATCCTGTAAATTCTGATGATGTCCATTCCCATATGTCTCCGATCATTTGCTGACATCCTGATGAACTGATTCCTTCTGGATATGTTCCAATCTCTGTGCATCCCCAGTGATATGATTCAAGAAGATTGGCTTTGTTCTCTGTTGGTTGTTCATTTCCCCATGGGAAAATGGTTTTTTCTTGTTTTGATTCATTCCAACATGCTGCTTTTTCCCATTCTGCTTCTGTTGGTAATCTTTTTCCTGCCCATTTACAATATGCATCAGCCTCATAGAAACTGACATGGCATACTGGTTCATTTGGGTTAATTTCTCGGATTCCTAAAAAGTCTCTAACATTCCATTTACCATTAACTTTTTCCCAATACATTGGTGCATTCCATTTGTTATCTTTTACTTTCTCCCAACCATCTGATAACCAATACTTGTATGTCTCATATCCTCCATCTTCGATAAATTCTAGATATTGCTTGTTTGTAATTGGAAACACATCAATTTTGTAATTATTCAGGTATACTTTATGTTCTGGAAGTTCAATATCGTAGCAGAATTTTTTTCCATTGAATCCCATAGTGTATAATCCCCCGTTTATCTGAACAGAACTTTGTTCAACACTGTTTTGTTTTTGGATTTGATTTTTCTTTACTGGTCTATATTGTTCAGCAAGAAGATGTTGTAAATCATACACTAACAATTCTTGATGTTGACATTCATGATGAAATCCCATTGTGATTAATCGAACTGCATTTTTGTCTAAAGACTGAGTTTCAATAAATTTCTCTACTCTTTGATTGATTGTATTGAAATATTGAAAAATCTGATCAACAGTTGGTCTAGAAATTACACCTCGCAATCCTTTGTCATGTGGAACGCCAAATTGTTGATAATAGGAATTAAGATATTCTGAAAATTCTTTTGAATAAAATTCATAATTTTTGTCTAGTTTACTCATAATTGCTTCATAAATCCAACTAACGTGTCCGACGTGCCATTTTGGTGGACTCATGAAAAATGCAGTTTGTACCACAAAATCATCCTTTTCTAGAGTTTTTACTAACTCTAAAGTTCTACTTCTAGTTTCTCTAAATTGCTCAAGTAGAGGTTTTCTCTCTGTTAGTTCTGGATTTGTAGTCATTACTAAAAAATTAATTTTTTTGTATTATTATATTTGGTGTATCAATACCCTCTTGCAAAAATTGGAATTGATTTGCTTTGTTCCCCACAATACATGCATTTTGAATTAGTATCTTCACTTCCAAATGGAATTACTCGTATATCTGCCCCTGTCTCTTCTTTTATCTTCTCTTCGCATTCTAATTTTCCACACCAAGGGGCGTTGAAGAATCCTCCTTCCTCAATTTTTAATTTGAATTCTGTGTAATCTGATACGTATTTCGTGTTTTCTTTTGATTGTTCTCGTGCCTTTTCTAACATGTTTTTTTGTATCTCATCTAAAACCTCAACAACTTTTTCTATCTCACTAAATTGCAAATTTGTCTTTTCACGATTGTATCTTTTTGCAACAACAATGCTTTGTTTTTCAATATCTTTTGGTCCAATCTCTATGCGTATTGGAACCCCTTTCATCTCCCAGTCGTTGAATTTGTAGCCTGGTGACAATCCTTGTCTGTCGTCTACTTGAACTCGAATATCTTTTGCCTCTAAACTTTCTTGAATTTCTTTTACTTTTGGTAATACTTTGTCTCTTCCTTCATCATTTCTGTAAATTGGAACAATCACTACTTGTGTTGGTGCAACTTTGGGTGGCAACACAAGACCCTGATCATCTCCGTGAGCCATTATCATTGCACCAATTAATCTCCAAGACACTCCCCATGATGTTTGCCATGCAAAATGTTCTACATTGTCTTTGTCAGCAAATTTTACTTCAAATGGTTTTGAAAAATTTTGTCCTAGGAAATGTGATGTGCCCATTTGCAATGCTTTTCCATCTGGCATAATTGATTCCATTGTAGTTGTATATACTGCACCAACGAATTTTTCTTTCTCACTCTTCTTTCCAGTTGTAACTGGAATTGCTAATTCTTCTTCAACAGTATTTTTGTAAATGTCTAGAATTTTCATTACTTCTTGTTCTGCTTCTTCTTGTGTTATGTGCACAGTATGTCCTTCTTGCCACAAAAATTCTGATGTTCTGAGAAATGGTTTTGTTGCCTTGATTTCTGCACGTAATGCTGTATTCCAAAAATTAATCTTTAGTGGAAGATCCCTCCAACTCTGAATCCATTTTGAGTATAATGTGTATGCTAGTGTCTCAGATGTTGGTCTTAATGCTAGTCTGTCTCCAATTTCATTTGTTCCTGAATGTGTTACCCAAAATACTTCTGGATTGAAACCTGCAAAGTGTTTTTGCTCTTTGCCTAACAGTGATTCAGGAATTAATACTGGAAGAAATCCATTTCTGATTCCGTTTTTTGCAAATTTTTTGTCAAATGTATTTTTCAATGATTCCCAAATGGAATGTCCATCTGGTCTGAGCACGATTAACCCTTTAACTGGTGCGTAATCTGCTAGTTTGGCTTTTAGTACAACTTGAGTATACCACTCACTAAAATCCTCATTCTTTGAAACTGTAATCCCCACATCTTCTTTACTCAAACTAAAATTCTCAGAATAAATTAACTAATGAGCTTTTCGTGAATTGTTCTTGTTTTTTGTTAAAGGGAATCGCCTTTGCATAGGACTTTGCCTGTAACTCTACTTTGGAAGTTTGGGCAAACAAAGCACTGTATAAAATGAATGTCGTCCTTTAGAACTGGACAAGCTACAAATTCTTGTTTCATTCTTTTGAGCATTTTTGGACTAACTCCTTTTAGTTTCAGTTTTCCTTTATCATCCATCATGCCTGACGCTTTTAGTTCTGCCTTGACGTTGTCTGGTAGCTTTTGTCGTCCTTCTCTTTCTTGAATTTCTACTTCAAATTTGTGTTCTAATTCATCCATATCTATACGACTAACTCCGGTGATTTATTACTAGCGTTTGATCTTCAAAAATACTCCTATCAAAAATGGATTTTTTATTTAAATATGTTCTAGTTTGATTTGTTGTTATTTGTATGTATGAAATGTGTATTTTCTAAATATTCATTTTTTTCATGTCAATTTAAAAAAAGAATATAATAACTGGGTTTTCTTAACATGCGTATGAGATTAATTTTTCATATTTTTTTAATTCTTGGAACTATATTGATTAGTTTTCAAACCTTCTTTGTATCTGAAGCATATGCTTATTTAGATCCTAGTACAGGTAGTATGTTTATTCATGTTATTATTGGTGCTCTTGTAGGTGTGGGAATTACTTTGAAAGTTTATTGGTTAAAAATAAAATTCAAATTATCAAATATGATGAAAAAAGAATAATTTGATATTTTATCATCTTTTCTATGTCTAGCCTGAACCCAATAAGAGATCTCACTTAATCTGCATTTTTATTAATGGAAGCATTAATTTTTCTATAAATATGATGTTTCATATGGACTGCTCAAATTTAGAAAATTTTTTTAGTTCCAAATCTGATGTACTAAAATTTCTTTTTCACAAACTCAAAAAATCCACTATCGAAGAAATGATGTTTTTTTCTATTTATGAATGGGATAAAAATAAAGAGAAAATTTTGTGTGAACTTTCTAACAACTTCCCCTCTGAATTAGTTATTGTTAGAAGCTCAGCAATGGGTGAGGATTCAATACAAAAATCTGAAGCTGGAAATTATTTGAGTATCCAAAATGTAAATTCTTCATCAAAGAAACAACTAGAAAAATCAATCCAAAAAGTGATTAATTCTTATCACAAGAAAGGCAATTACAATAAAAATAATCAAATTTTAATTCAAAAACAATCCCTTGATATTATTACAAGTGGAGTTATTTTTTCAAAATCTCTCAATATTGGTTCACCTTATTATATCATAAATTTTGATGATGGAACAAATACTGATAGTGTTACAAAAGGTGAAGTTGGAAATATCATAAAAATTTCTAGATTTTCAGCTTCTGTAAAAATTCCATTAAAATGGAAAAAACTAATCAAATCTGTTCAAGAAATAGAGAAAATCTTAGGCACTGATTTACTTGATATCGAGTTTGGAATTAATATACATAAAGAAATTATTATTTTTCAAGTACGTCCGCTTACCTCTACAAAATCCATCACGATAAAAAATTTTAATAATCATTTTCCAAAATTAATAGAAACTAACAAAAAATATTTTTCAAAACTTCAAAAAAATCCCTCTCTGATTGGTAACAGAACAATTTTTTCTGATATGTCTGATTGGAATCCTGCAGAAATAATTGGCAGTAATCCGAATTTGTTAGATTATTCATTATATGATTATTTGATTATGAAAAATACTTGGAGTAAAAGTAGAGAAATGTTAGGTTACACCAAAGTGAAGACTAATTCTCTTATGGTAAAGTTTGGCCAAAAACCCTATGTTGATGTAAGATCAAGTTTCAATTCATTAATTCCTGCAAAAATCCCCAAAAAATTGAAATCCAAATTGATGGCTTATTATATGAATAAAATCCAAAATTTCCCACATCTTCATGATAAAATTGAATTTGAAATTTTATTTTCTTGTTATGATCCGACAATAAAAAATCGACTAAATGAATTACATAAATATAATTTTTCTAAAGAAGAAATTCATCAAATAGATCAATTGTTGAAAAAATTCACTGGAGATTTAATTGATAACTTTCCTAGTATTCTGAATGCTACACTTGATGCTATGAGACAATTAAAAGAGAATCGAGAGAAAAGTCTCAAAAGCTTAATTGATGTCAAATCACCTTCGAAAATTTTGAATACTCTTGAAAAATTGCTGAATGACTGTAGAAATATTGGTACTCTTTATTTCTCAATAATGGCTAGATTAGCCTTTGTTTCTTCAATAATTTTGAAAGGATTGGAAAAAAATGGAAATTTAGACTCAAAAATATTGGAAAACTTCATGAATACTTTACAAACCCCATTATCTGATATTCAACATGACCTAAATTCTTATGTAAATGGAGATCTTTCAAGAAAACAATTTCTTGTAAAATATGGCCATTTGCGACCTGGAACTTATGATATTACTGCATCTCGTTACGATAAAGATAAAAATTTTTTCAATAATGTAAAATATCTTAAAAATGAAATTGACAAAATTTCTTTTAATGAATTTAAATTTAAAAAAATTTTTCAAAAACACATTCCTTTTGAATCTGAGAAATTCTTGTTTTTTATAAAAGAATCAATTTCTCAAAGAGAAAAAACAAAATTTGAATTTACCAAAAATTTGAGTTCGGTGATAGAATTAATTGCAATGTTGGGTAAATTGTATGGATTTAGTAGAGAAGATGTTTCCAATTTGAGTGTCGATTTTATTCTTAGAAACAAAAACAAAAACAAAAATGAAATTCGTAAATTATGGACAAAAAATATCTTAAAAGAAAAAAATTCTAAATCATTAAAAAATTATTTATCCCTTCCACCACTTTTAACTCATGAAAATGACTTTGATGTTCATGAACATTATATTTCTAAACCAAATTTTATTACATCTAAAAAAATCACTGCTGATATATATACAATAAAAAATTCCAAGAAATTTTTAGATGTTGAAAACAAAATTGTTTTGATAGAAAATGCTGACCCAGGTTATGATTGGTTATTCACAAAAAATATTTCTGGATTAATTACAAAATATGGAGGTGTTGCATCTCATATTGCTATAAGATGTGCTGAATTAGGACTTCCAGCTGCAATTGGTTGTGGTGATATTTTATTTGAACAGTTAGAAAATACTCAAAAAGTATTACTTGACTGTAAACATCATCAAATAATTATTTTGGAAAAAAATACCGAAGATAACTATTCTGAAGAAAAAAAACTCTTAAAATCTTTAGGTTACATAAAATAATCCCTTTAGCCGATTGTAACTGTTTTATAATGAAAATTCTCTTTAAAAATATTGGTAAAAAAAATTGGCATTACTTTACGTATTGAAACTATTCAGGAATATGATGAAAAACGAGATGCTTTAAGTCATGATTGGTTTGACTTTTTTCAAAAACTAAATTGTCTTCCAGTATTAATTCCAAATAAACTCCGTGAAGTTGAATCCTTTTTAGAAGAAATGGACTTAAATGGATTGATTCTTTCAGGCGGTGATAATATTGGAGACGATCCTGAACGTGATAAAACTGAAAAAAAAATTATGACTTTTGCGATGACTAATAATATTCCTCTATTGGGAGTCTGCAGAGGTATGCAAGTAATTAACCAATTCTTCAATGGTAAAATAATTTTTGATAATTCTAATATTCATGTTGGGAAAAATCATGTAGTTGATATTATCGATACAAAATTTTCCAATTTTTTACAAACTAATACAATGAATGTAAATTCATTTCACCATAATTTGATTGATAAATCTTCTTTGGGGAAAAATCTAATTCCATTTGCATTTTCTTCTATTGATCAAACAATTGAGGGCTTCTATCATGAAAATTCCCCTATTTTGGGAGTCATGTGGCATCCTGAACGTGTGAATTTGAATTCAAATCAAACTGAACTTGTAAACATGTTATACTGTGATAAAATTTGGTAAAATTAATAATTTTAGGTGCTGGTGAAGGAACTAGATTAAGACCATTAACTCAAAATTGTCCAAAATGCATGGTGAATATTTTTGGTAAATCATTATTAGAACACCAAATTAATACTGCAAAAAACTGTGGAATTGATGAAATTATTATTGTTAAAGGATTTCTTGGATATATGATCCAAATCCCAAATATTCGTTATTATGAAAATAAATATTATGATTCTACAAATATGGTTGAAACACTCTTTTGTGCTGAAAAAGAATTGAATGAATCTGTAATTGTATCTTATGGTGATATTATTTATCAAAAAAACATCTTGAAAAAATTAATTGATTCTCCTGATGATTTTTCAGTGGTTATAGATAAAAATTGGAAAAATTACTGGCAAATTCGTTTTTCAAATATTCTTGATGATGTTGAAAGTTTACGATTAAAAGATGGTTATATAATGGATATTGGGCAAAAACCCAACTCATTAGATAATATCGACGGTCAATACATTGGTTTGATGAAATTTCAACATAATGCATTATCTACTCTAAAGACTTTTTATCATAATTCAAAAGAACAATCAAAATTAGGAACAAATCCTCTCAATCCAAAAATCCCTTTTACAAAATCATACATGACAGATTTGTTACAAGGCCTAATTCATAATGGACAAAACATCAAAGCAATTGAAATTAATGGTGGATGGTTGGAATTGGATACTTTGAATGATTTTGAAATTTATCAAAAACTATATGCTCAAAACTCATTAAAAGAATTTTTTAATTTGGAGAGTTGAATTGAAGCCTAACATTATTTTTGTATTATTAGACGGTGCACGGTGGGATCGTATAGAAAATTCATTTGAATTTTCAGATTTAAGAAAAGATGGAATTTTTATAAATAATGTTTCAACTGTTTTTCCATACACTTCTGGTTCACTAAATGTAATTTTTTCAGGACAATTTGGTAAAGAGAATGGTGTAGATGGCTATTACAAAGTATTGAAGTTAAAAAATTCCATACAAATTTTGCCTGAGATTCTTCAAAATTATGGATATTTTACTGCTCGGGGGTTACTTAATGATAAATTATTGTCTCCTAGAGGATATGATCTTCGAACTGTTCATAATGAATTTGAAGATGATCTAAATGACATTCATCCAAAATTAATTAATGATGTATTTCAAAAGGCAAATGGAAAACCTGTTTTTCTTTTTTTACATTTTACTCGTATCCATACATTTACGGTTTCTGAAATTTTAGATAAATATGACTGGAACGATAAGACCTTTTATGATTTAGTAAATTCCAATCTTAAGAAATATGATCAAACAATTGATGAAGCTGGGCATTATGCCAAAAAAATCACCAATACAATCAAGATTCTTGGAGAAGAGGAAAACACAATAATTATTTTCTTTTCAGATCATGGTACTGGTGTTGGAGAAAGATATGGTGAACGAAGCTATGGTTCATTTACGTATGAAGAAACAATTAGAACTTTTTATCTTTTCACAGGGTCACTTCTTCTAAAAAATAAATTTTCTGACAAATTAAGAAGTACTTTGGATATAATGCCTACTATCCTTGAATTGTGTAAAATAGATGAAAATCTGAATCTCTTTGGAAAAAGCTTTGCAGGATTTCTCACTGGAGAAACAACTCATCTTAGTGAAAACCCATTTACTTTTTCTGAAACTGGTGCATTAGAAGGTCCATTCCCTTCTCCTGAGCATTCTAATGTTTTTTGTATTAAAACATCTAATTATAAATTAATTTATTATGTTTCTAACAATTCTTGGGAATTATTTGATTTGCAAAAAGATTTCCATGAAAAAAATAATTTGATAGGAACTTTACCATTAATTGAAGATGATTTAAAACAAAAACTCTTGAATTGGATAAATCGTTAAACTCCCACTTTAAAACTATAAAATAATTTTCTGTATTTGATTCATTGATTATTATACCAATAAAATCATCAATTTTATTTTTTTTTTAATAATTTAATTATGTATTCAGTTCCTACTATCACTGATTTTCCAATGTTAAAAACTGTTTCATCACGATTATTTCTTATTTGATTTTTAATTGATTCTTGATTTGTGTATATCTCTTCAATTTTTTTTGGAATAGTTTCTAACTCTGTTGTTGGCACAATTATTCCAATTTTATTCCTAATACTTTCTTCAATTGGTATTTGTGAAATATCTTTAAAGTTAGGATTGCGCATTTTTTTTGGTGTATCGATATACATTACTGGTTTTTCAAAACCAAATGCAAATTCTAATGCAACACCTGACCAATCTGAAATCATAATATCTGATTGTAAAAATGAATCAAAATACGATATATTTTGCTCTAAGAAAAAATTAGAATTTTTTGAAAATGTTTTTAAAATATGTTCAACTTTCTTTTTTGATTTTTTTTGTGTCATTGGATGAATGCGAAGAATTACTTTATATCCTGAATTTAATAATATGTTGATTATTTTTTCAGAAACTGTTTCAAATAACCCATCTTTTCCCCATGATGGTGCAATTATAATTTGATATGAATCTTTTTGTTTTAAAGTTATGTCTGTATTTTTTGAATGTATTTTTAGTAGATTATCTAAATGTGTATATCCAAATTGAACTAATTTTTTTGCTTTTAAATTATATAGTTTCTCTGCTTCTTTTATTTCATTAATCTGATAATTTCCTACACAAAAAATAGAATCAAAATAATCAAAGGCTTCTTTTCTGTATCCTAAATGTGTACTGATCATTGAATGAAACATGTAGATGTAGTGCACATTATGCATTTTTGATCTTTTAATATGAAATGCTTCTAGATCTGGCATGGTCATAATCAAAATATTTGCCTGTAGTTCTAAGAAAAATTTTGTTCTAGCAACCCCTTCTCCAACATAAAATGCTTTAATTTTTTTATTTTTTGAAATTATGTCTAATTCTTCTTTACTAG
This genomic interval carries:
- a CDS encoding PEP-utilizing enzyme, which translates into the protein MDCSNLENFFSSKSDVLKFLFHKLKKSTIEEMMFFSIYEWDKNKEKILCELSNNFPSELVIVRSSAMGEDSIQKSEAGNYLSIQNVNSSSKKQLEKSIQKVINSYHKKGNYNKNNQILIQKQSLDIITSGVIFSKSLNIGSPYYIINFDDGTNTDSVTKGEVGNIIKISRFSASVKIPLKWKKLIKSVQEIEKILGTDLLDIEFGINIHKEIIIFQVRPLTSTKSITIKNFNNHFPKLIETNKKYFSKLQKNPSLIGNRTIFSDMSDWNPAEIIGSNPNLLDYSLYDYLIMKNTWSKSREMLGYTKVKTNSLMVKFGQKPYVDVRSSFNSLIPAKIPKKLKSKLMAYYMNKIQNFPHLHDKIEFEILFSCYDPTIKNRLNELHKYNFSKEEIHQIDQLLKKFTGDLIDNFPSILNATLDAMRQLKENREKSLKSLIDVKSPSKILNTLEKLLNDCRNIGTLYFSIMARLAFVSSIILKGLEKNGNLDSKILENFMNTLQTPLSDIQHDLNSYVNGDLSRKQFLVKYGHLRPGTYDITASRYDKDKNFFNNVKYLKNEIDKISFNEFKFKKIFQKHIPFESEKFLFFIKESISQREKTKFEFTKNLSSVIELIAMLGKLYGFSREDVSNLSVDFILRNKNKNKNEIRKLWTKNILKEKNSKSLKNYLSLPPLLTHENDFDVHEHYISKPNFITSKKITADIYTIKNSKKFLDVENKIVLIENADPGYDWLFTKNISGLITKYGGVASHIAIRCAELGLPAAIGCGDILFEQLENTQKVLLDCKHHQIIILEKNTEDNYSEEKKLLKSLGYIK
- a CDS encoding gamma-glutamyl-gamma-aminobutyrate hydrolase family protein (Members of this family of hydrolases with an active site Cys residue belong to MEROPS family C26.), encoding MVKKIGITLRIETIQEYDEKRDALSHDWFDFFQKLNCLPVLIPNKLREVESFLEEMDLNGLILSGGDNIGDDPERDKTEKKIMTFAMTNNIPLLGVCRGMQVINQFFNGKIIFDNSNIHVGKNHVVDIIDTKFSNFLQTNTMNVNSFHHNLIDKSSLGKNLIPFAFSSIDQTIEGFYHENSPILGVMWHPERVNLNSNQTELVNMLYCDKIW
- a CDS encoding phosphocholine cytidylyltransferase family protein; translated protein: MVKLIILGAGEGTRLRPLTQNCPKCMVNIFGKSLLEHQINTAKNCGIDEIIIVKGFLGYMIQIPNIRYYENKYYDSTNMVETLFCAEKELNESVIVSYGDIIYQKNILKKLIDSPDDFSVVIDKNWKNYWQIRFSNILDDVESLRLKDGYIMDIGQKPNSLDNIDGQYIGLMKFQHNALSTLKTFYHNSKEQSKLGTNPLNPKIPFTKSYMTDLLQGLIHNGQNIKAIEINGGWLELDTLNDFEIYQKLYAQNSLKEFFNLES
- a CDS encoding sulfatase family protein, translating into MKPNIIFVLLDGARWDRIENSFEFSDLRKDGIFINNVSTVFPYTSGSLNVIFSGQFGKENGVDGYYKVLKLKNSIQILPEILQNYGYFTARGLLNDKLLSPRGYDLRTVHNEFEDDLNDIHPKLINDVFQKANGKPVFLFLHFTRIHTFTVSEILDKYDWNDKTFYDLVNSNLKKYDQTIDEAGHYAKKITNTIKILGEEENTIIIFFSDHGTGVGERYGERSYGSFTYEETIRTFYLFTGSLLLKNKFSDKLRSTLDIMPTILELCKIDENLNLFGKSFAGFLTGETTHLSENPFTFSETGALEGPFPSPEHSNVFCIKTSNYKLIYYVSNNSWELFDLQKDFHEKNNLIGTLPLIEDDLKQKLLNWINR
- a CDS encoding CDP-glycerol--poly(glycerophosphate) glycerophosphotransferase, translated to MGFFSKNESTDLKEFSNLDIAEKQIVFYSEDKNSTIIFESFIDELIKNYDVSICYVTSSKEELDIISKNKKIKAFYVGEGVARTKFFLELQANILIMTMPDLEAFHIKRSKMHNVHYIYMFHSMISTHLGYRKEAFDYFDSIFCVGNYQINEIKEAEKLYNLKAKKLVQFGYTHLDNLLKIHSKNTDITLKQKDSYQIIIAPSWGKDGLFETVSEKIINILLNSGYKVILRIHPMTQKKSKKKVEHILKTFSKNSNFFLEQNISYFDSFLQSDIMISDWSGVALEFAFGFEKPVMYIDTPKKMRNPNFKDISQIPIEESIRNKIGIIVPTTELETIPKKIEEIYTNQESIKNQIRNNRDETVFNIGKSVIVGTEYIIKLLKKK